A region of Haliotis asinina isolate JCU_RB_2024 chromosome 9, JCU_Hal_asi_v2, whole genome shotgun sequence DNA encodes the following proteins:
- the LOC137295803 gene encoding universal stress protein YxiE-like, producing the protein MAEKAASSGSRVVVVALDGSEFSQNAFHWYKQHVHRPDDFVIAVHSPEYHHCLSAGHERPDIKQVVDQMEQEQQKKNKMLEGFSALLSDAGMTGKVKSVIGNPGEVIVRIADEENASMIITGARGIGKIRRTLLGSVSDYIVHHSHVPVTVCRR; encoded by the exons ATGGCGGAGAAGGCGGCTTCGAGTGGCTCTCGCGTTGTGGTAGTGGCACTTGACGGGAGCGAGTTTTCACAGAATGCCTTCCATT GGTACAAACAACATGTCCACAGGCCTGACGATTTCGTGATCGCCGTCCACTCGCCCGAGTATCACCACTGTCTAAGCGCAG GCCATGAGCGTCCAGACATCAAACAGGTAGTGGATCAGATGGAACAGGAACAACAGAAAAAGAACAAGATGCTTGAGGGATTCAGTGCCCTGCTCTCGGACGCCGGG ATGACAGGCAAGGTGAAGAGCGTGATCGGCAATCCAGGGGAGGTAATCGTGCGTATTGCCGATGAAGAAAACGCCAGTATGATTATCACTGGGGCGCGAGGAATAGGGAAGATCCGGAGGACGCTTCTCGGCAGCGTCAGCGACTACATTGTACACCATTCTCATGTGCCAGTTACAGTGTGCAGGCGGTGA
- the LOC137295922 gene encoding toll-like receptor 4 codes for MANLQPSKLIFTCIFNIPLVAMISGQSCSPCTCTIGHHRVYVNCSNLNLTQVPWGLPTSATVLCLDGNSITTIGPKVFSTMRNLQSLYLERNNLNTLHELAFYGLNNLVTLSLKGNDLKLDPKTYKTNLFKPLHKLQVLNIQFNQLTAWPGDDSGPATYPDAAFRYLAELTHLYVDGRPADFGPGFAKLKKLSLLAFTPYTNYCKLTLQNSTFLNVPHVEYLYMSYCQIREIVPSTFSPFYRIHTIDISENWDLGFPEFVKATYGLRDSTIQILKMNHITKLSLSCYQLRVNDFVHLKNTSLRELDISGNGVIDFEKGTMLNLPETLEVLSARWNRFYNGPYLSEMTQLKALRVLDISNQKTLQKGNGIATFNFPPNLQVLKVSFCCLRMVLMGAKVKKNDLRAISLNGNLISSVTGVVIGFEKVEHFDFSDNIMEWFHSRFFNVNNSLTHLNLSNNFLGNVIASDEKGDIFSYIVNLTDLDISQNRISYLPEALFRNLTNIQFLRINNNIIRTTAAQLKHLSHLKLFDLSHNQLLEMPVKTLEELDKLSNVSIRLRGNPFRCMCSSLESLRWMNKIADKVEDMESLTCLSKNGMVNSFRNLESIITGLEKGCSSNVITSALTVSSLLVTMVGIGLGAGYRHRWKLKYLYFVGRRKYRELETSDQDDLEYQYDAFVSYADTDRCLVIESMISELEDKGGLRLCIHHRDFLPGEVIASNIVNAIQNSRKTLIVLSPSFLKSHWCEFEYNMARMEGISRRQNIVLVVLYQHVDMKHLPKDMAVMLSNNCYLEYNTDVYGSVVFWNRLRESITTVNMIE; via the coding sequence ATGGCGAATCTACAACCTTCAAAGctgatatttacatgtattttcaacatCCCGCTGGTAGCAATGATTTCTGGTCAGAGTTGTTCCCCTTGTACTTGTACCATCGGCCACCACCGGGTATACGTGAACTGTTCAAACTTAAATCTTACACAGGTTCCATGGGGTTTACCAACATCAGCCACAGTGCTTTGTCTCGATGGCAACAGCATAACAACAATAGGCCCAAAGGTATTTTCAACAATGAGAAATCTCCAAAGTCTATATCTTGAAAGAAACAACCTCAACACCCTGCATGAACTGGCTTTTTATGGTCTTAACAACCTTGTCACCCTAAGCCTAAAAGGCAATGATCTAAAGCTGGATCCAAAAACCTACAAAACAAATCTGTTCAAGCCTCTACATAAACTTCAGGTTCTTAACATCCAGTTCAATCAGCTGACAGCATGGCCTGGAGATGACAGTGGCCCTGCAACATATCCTGACGCAGCCTTTCGGTATCTAGCAGAACTTACTCATCTTTACGTTGATGGGCGTCCGGCAGACTTTGGACCAGGATTTGCCAAACTTAAGAAACTCTCTCTTCTCGCCTTCACCCCATATACCAACTACTGCAAACTGACCTTGCAAAACTCAACTTTTCTAAATGTACCCCATGTGGAATATCTGTACATGTCCTACTGTCAAATCAGAGAAATCGTACCTTCAAcattttcacctttttaccGTATCCATACAATTGATATATCAGAAAATTGGGATTTAGGATTTCCTGAATTCGTTAAAGCAACGTATGGCCTACGTGATTCTACAATacaaattctgaaaatgaaccATATAACTAAATTATCCCTATCCTGTTATCAACTGCGGGTAAACGATTTTGTGCATCTAAAGAATACCTCACTGCGTGAACTTGACATTTCTGGCAATGGAGTCATTGATTTCGAAAAAGGAACCATGTTAAATTTACCCGAAACTCTAGAGGTGTTGTCGGCCCGATGgaacaggttttataatggcCCATACTTGTCTGAAATGACACAACTAAAGGCACTTCGAGTTCTAGATATCTCAAACCAGAAAACACTACAGAAAGGGAATGGGATCGCTACATTCAATTTTCCACCAAACCTTCAAGTACTGAAAGTGTCATTCTGTTGTTTAAGAATGGTTTTAATGGGGGCTAAAGTGAAGAAAAACGATTTGAGGGCCATTTCTCTAAATGGTAATTTGATTTCTTCTGTTACAGGTGTTGTTATTGGTTTTGAAAAAGTTGAACATTTTGATTTCTCTGACAACATAATGGAATGGTTTCACTCACGTTTCTTTAATGTTAACAATAGTCTGACACATCTCAACCTTTCAAACAACTTTCTCGGAAATGTTATAGCTTCTGATGAAAAGGGTGATATTTTCAGTTACATTGTGAATTTGACAGATCTAGATATATCTCAAAACAGAATCAGTTACTTACCAGAGGCTCTCTTTAGAAATCTAACAAACATACAATTTCTCAGAATTAATAATAACATCATAAGAACAACTGCTGCTCAACTCAAACACTTGTCACATCTAAAATTATTTGATTTAAGTCATAACCAACTTCTCGAAATGCCAGTCAAGACTCTAGAAGAACTGGACAAACTGTCAAATGTTTCAATCCGTCTGAGAGGAAACCCTTTCAGATGCATGTGCTCATCGCTGGAATCACTCCGGTGGATGAACAAAATCGCTGATAAAGTTGAGGACATGGAATCACTGACGTGTCTTTCTAAAAATGGGATGGTCAACAGCTTTAGAAATCTGGAGTCTATAATAACAGGTTTAGAAAAAGGATGCAGCTCAAATGTTATTACTTCTGCCCTGACAGTGTCCAGTCTGTTAGTGACAATGGTCGGGATAGGGTTAGGGGCAGGGTATCGACACAGATGGAAACTGAAATACCTGTACTTTGTTGGGAGAAGAAAATATCGGGAACTGGAGACGTCTGACCAAGATGACCTAGAGTATCAGTATGATGCTTTTGTGTCATATGCAGACACAGACAGATGCCTCGTTATCGAGAGTATGATATCGGAACTGGAAGACAAAGGAGGACTTCGATTGTGCATCCATCATCGGGATTTTCTTCCGGGGGAAGTAATTGCGTCCAACATCGTTAACGCGATCCAGAATAGCCGCAAGACCTTGATCGTTTTGTCTCCTTCTTTCCTGAAGAGTCACTGGTGTGAGTTTGAGTACAACATGGCCCGGATGGAGGGGATCTCAAGAAGACAGAACATCGTGCTGGTTGTGCTTTATCAGCATGTTGACATGAAGCATCTCCCCAAGGACATGGCAGTGATGTTGTCCAACAACTGTTACTTGGAGTACAATACCGACGTGTATGGCAGCGTTGTATTCTGGAACAGACTACGTGAATCTATTACTACAGTTAACATGATTGAATGA
- the LOC137295921 gene encoding universal stress protein Sll1388-like → MADGKRVVAIAMDGSENSDYAFEWYMANIHKANDHVVLVHCPEYQAVVHSSMVMTDIAIVADQLEVEQQRIKEFIEQLGERLKNVGIGGKVRSMGGTPGEVIVKIAEEEKAKMIVTGTRGLGKIRRTFLGSVSDYVLHHSNVPVVIIKQGQ, encoded by the exons ATGGCCGACGGCAAGCGAGTTGTAGCCATAGCAATGGACGGGAGCGAGAACTCAGACTATGCCTTTGAAT GGTATATGGCCAACATACACAAGGCAAACGACCACGTCGTCCTTGTCCACTGTCCGGAATATCAGGCTGTTGTCCACTCAA GTATGGTGATGACTGACATAGCTATTGTAGCCGACCAACTGGAGGTGGAACAGCAAAGGATCAAAGAATTCATAGAACAGCTCGGGGAGAGGCTGAAGAATGTTGGG ATTGGCGGCAAGGTTCGGAGTATGGGTGGAACGCCAGGGGAGGTAATCGTGAAGATTGCTGAGGAGGAGAAGGCCAAAATGATTGTGACTGGTACACGTGGATTGGGGAAAATCAGGAGGACGTTTTTAGGCAGCGTCAGTGACTACGTCCTTCACCATTCCAACGTCCCCGTCGTCatcatcaaacagggacagtaA